The sequence AGCATCGGGTAGAAACGATTATATTCCTTCGAATGTTATGGTGAATCCTATGAATACTAAATCTGACCCTAGAAGAGCTGCTTATTTTACTCAAGTAGGAGGTATTTATAAAGGTGGTGTATATGGAACCTCAAATTCTTTTGCTAATAATTCTCATGTGAATCCAACTTTTTTAACTGGAAATGCAGTTGCTAATTTATTTAGTTATACAGAAGTATTATTTTTAAAGGCAGAAGCTGCTCAAAGAGGATATAATGTTGGCGGTGGGACTGCAGCCAGTTTATATGCAGATGCAGTTATGGCTTCAATGTTAGAAAATGGGATATCTGCGACTGATGCTGCTACATATATCGCTGCTAATCCTTACAACGCAGGTAATTGGAAACAATCAATTGGATATGAAGGCTGGATTGCAATGTGGAATAATCCATTTGCTGCTTGGAATTTTACAAGAAGACTGGATAATCCTGTGCTTACAGCTCCACCTTCGTCATATATTGGAGGTATTCCGTACAGAATGCCATATTCAGATCAGGAATATGTTACTAACAATGCCAATGTTTCTTCTGCTGCAAGCGCAATAGGAGGAGATAAAGCAACAACAAAACTTTTCTGGGATATTAATTAATAACCTTCTTTCAACATTCATATTAAAACCGCATTAGTGCGGTTTTTTTATTTCCGTATATTTGCATTTCAAATTAGAATAATGAATATTAAAGATATAATAGAACAAAAACTGGTAGAGGTTATTCTTAACGTCTATCAGTTGAAAGATATAAAACTTGAAATCCAGGAAAATAAAACTGAGTTTGAGGGAGATTTTACCATCGTTACTTTTCCTTTGGTAAAACAATTAAAGAAAAATCCTGAAAGCATTGGGGTAGAATTGGGAGAAGGATTAACAACTCAGACCGAATTGCTGGAAAGCTTTAACGTGGTAAAAGGATTTTTAAATGTAAAAGTTAAAAACCAATTCTTTGTAGATCAGTTTAAAACGGTTTCTGAACAGTTTTTTAATATAGAAAAGAAAAATGCAACTGTAATGGTGGAATATTCTTCACCGAATACCAACAAACCATTGCATTTGGGTCATATCAGAAATAACTTATTAGGTTTTTCTGTCGCTCAGATTCTTAAAGAAGCTGGGTATGATGTTATAAAAAGTCAGATTATTAATGACAGAGGAATTCATATCTGTAAATCGATGTTGGCTTGGGAAAAATTTGGAAAAGGAGAAACACCGAATGCAGAAACGAAAGGAGATAAATTTGTAGGAAACTACTATGTAAAATTTGACCAGGAATACAAAAAAGAAATAGCTGAACTTATTGCGAATGGAAGCACTGAAGATCAGGCTAAAAAAGATGCTCCTTTAATGAAAGAAGCTCAACAAATGCTTTTGGATTGGGAAAATGGTGATGAAAAAGTAAGAAATCTTTGGAGCGAAATGAACTCTTGGGTTTATGATGGTTTCAATCAGACTTACAAAAGATTGGGCGTAGATTTCGATCAGGTTCAGTATGAAAGCAATACTTATATTTTAGGAAAAGACCTTATTCAGGAAGGTTTAGATAAAGGTGTTCTGTATCAGAAAGAAGACGGTTCGGTTTGGTGTGATTTAACGGCTGAAGGTTTAGACGAAAAACTTTTGCTTCGTTCAGACGGAACTTCTGTGTATATGACCCAAGATTTGGGAACAGCGGTTCAGCGTTTTAAAGAAAACGATATTCAGAAACTTATTTATACAGTAGGAAACGAACAGGATTATCATTTCCAGGTTTTATTTAAAATTTTAGGGAAATTAGGATATTCTTGGGCAGATCAGTTGTACCATTTATCTTATGGAATGGTAGAACTTCCAAACGGAAAAATGAAATCTCGTGAAGGAACAGTTGTCGATGCTGACGATTTGATGCAGGAAATGTATAATGAAGCAAAATTAAAAGCAATTGAGCAAGGAAGATTAGAGGGTCTTACCGACGAAGAAAAAGAAATTTCTTATGAGGTTATTGGTCAGGCTGCATTGAAATATTTCATGCTGAAAGTAGATCCAAAGAAAAAAATGCTTTTCAATCCTGAAGAAAGTATTGATTTTAATGGAAATACAGGACCGTTTATTTTATACACTTATGCTCGTATTCAATCGTTGTTGATTAAAGCAAATTATTTGAATAGAGAAATTGCTGAGGTAGAATTAAATCAGCATGAAAAAGAAGTAATTATGCAATTGGCAAATTATAAATCTGTTGTTGAAAGAGCATCTGAATCATTAAGTCCAGCTTTAGTTGCAAATTATCTTTATGATTTAGTAAAATCTTACAATTCATTCTATCAAAGCAATATAATTCTAAAACTTGAAGATGAAGATTTAAAACAATTCCGTTTGAATTTATCAAATCTCACTGCACAAACAATAAAGAAATCATTAAGCTTACTGGGAATAGGAACCGTAAACAGAATGTAAAAATAAATCCTCCTGAAAATTTCGGGAGGATTTTTATTTTAAACCTGAGCTTCGTTTTGAATCTGGCTTTCTCGATAGAGTTTTGCACTGCTCCATTTAGCATGTTTAGAAGGAACAATCTTGTATCCTTTTCGATAAGTATATACTTTCGTAAATTCTGCACCGAAGAAAATCAGCATACACGAATAATTGATCCACATCATAATTAAAATCACCGTTCCAGCAGTTCCGAAAGCTGAGGTAGGTTTAAACTGACCGAAGTAAAGGCTCAGCAAAAATTTACCTAAAGTAAAAAGAGCTGCAGTAAGTAAAGCTCCTTTCCAAACCGATTTCCAACTGATTTCTACATCGGGAAGTACTTTAAACATCAATGCAAAAAGGACGACAATAACTAAAAAACCTACGGTGAAATTAATAATTTCTACAATGATATACGTTTCAAGACCGAAATAGGTCGTGATAAAATTATTAAAAAGCCCGATTAATGAGGATAAAACCATTGTGATCATCAGTAAAAATCCTAAAATTAAAATCATACCCAAAGAATTGGCTCGGTCTAAAAGAAATTTTACCAAAGCTTTTTTCGGAGCTGCTTCTACATCCCAAAGGTTATTTAAAGACTTCTGCAACTGAAAAAATAGGGTAGTGGAACCGTAAACCAATGACCCAATTCCTACAATTTTCATAAAAATATTTTCTTTATCGATGAGCGCTCCTGCAATCATATCCTGAATGCTTTTGGCAACATCTTGTCCCATCAATCCGCTAATCTGAGTACTGATTTGTCCGCGAATGGCTTCTTCACCAAAAAAATATCCTGCGATCCAGATAATAATGATCAACAATCCCGGAATTGAGAAAATGGCATAATAAGCCAAACTTGCTGAGTCATTGGAAGCAGATGAATTATTCCATTCTGTAAATGTTTCTTTTACGGTTTCCCAGAAAAATTTGAGTTCTTTTAGCATAGTTAGAATATTAATAGATGTGATTTGATGATGAATATTGTCTTCAGTTTGAAATCAAGAAATGACAATATATTGTTGTAGGATTTAAGGCAAAGATTATTCCTTAACGTGAATTTTAATATATAAAAGGAGAAAATTTACTTAATAAAGTGTAAATAGTTTCATCAAATTATCAATAGATAAGTTTTGGCTAAAGCCAGATGAATTATGGTAAACTAAAAAACGGGCTAAAGCCCGTTCCTATTGATATTGAAATATTGTGTTGCTTTTTTATGTAATAAATCAGAGCTGTTCACTAACTAACTAACTAACTAACTAACTAACTAACTAACTAACTAACTAAAATCAGCTTTTTAGAAAGGATATCCAATGGCAATATTCAGAATCAGATTATCTTTTCTCCAGCTTGAATCTCCAAAATTGATTCTGTCGAAAGTCCATCGGTCGCCTTTTTCGTAATATG is a genomic window of Chryseobacterium scophthalmum containing:
- the argS gene encoding arginine--tRNA ligase, which gives rise to MNIKDIIEQKLVEVILNVYQLKDIKLEIQENKTEFEGDFTIVTFPLVKQLKKNPESIGVELGEGLTTQTELLESFNVVKGFLNVKVKNQFFVDQFKTVSEQFFNIEKKNATVMVEYSSPNTNKPLHLGHIRNNLLGFSVAQILKEAGYDVIKSQIINDRGIHICKSMLAWEKFGKGETPNAETKGDKFVGNYYVKFDQEYKKEIAELIANGSTEDQAKKDAPLMKEAQQMLLDWENGDEKVRNLWSEMNSWVYDGFNQTYKRLGVDFDQVQYESNTYILGKDLIQEGLDKGVLYQKEDGSVWCDLTAEGLDEKLLLRSDGTSVYMTQDLGTAVQRFKENDIQKLIYTVGNEQDYHFQVLFKILGKLGYSWADQLYHLSYGMVELPNGKMKSREGTVVDADDLMQEMYNEAKLKAIEQGRLEGLTDEEKEISYEVIGQAALKYFMLKVDPKKKMLFNPEESIDFNGNTGPFILYTYARIQSLLIKANYLNREIAEVELNQHEKEVIMQLANYKSVVERASESLSPALVANYLYDLVKSYNSFYQSNIILKLEDEDLKQFRLNLSNLTAQTIKKSLSLLGIGTVNRM
- a CDS encoding YihY/virulence factor BrkB family protein, which codes for MLKELKFFWETVKETFTEWNNSSASNDSASLAYYAIFSIPGLLIIIIWIAGYFFGEEAIRGQISTQISGLMGQDVAKSIQDMIAGALIDKENIFMKIVGIGSLVYGSTTLFFQLQKSLNNLWDVEAAPKKALVKFLLDRANSLGMILILGFLLMITMVLSSLIGLFNNFITTYFGLETYIIVEIINFTVGFLVIVVLFALMFKVLPDVEISWKSVWKGALLTAALFTLGKFLLSLYFGQFKPTSAFGTAGTVILIMMWINYSCMLIFFGAEFTKVYTYRKGYKIVPSKHAKWSSAKLYRESQIQNEAQV